A window of the Parabacteroides merdae ATCC 43184 genome harbors these coding sequences:
- a CDS encoding FprA family A-type flavoprotein encodes MYKLKEIADKVYYVGVNDRQKALFENMWPLPYGVSYNSYLIVDEKTVLVDTVDVCYSDIFLKKIADALDGRPLDFLIVNHMEPDHAGSIRLLRQQYPDVQIVGNKQTFGMLNGYHGISTGLYEVKEGDTLSVGRHQLSFYMAPMVHWPEVMVTYDSTDKILFSADAFGTYGTLDGGVIDSEMNVEHYWEEMLRYYSNIVGKYGNPVQRALQKLSALDIRTICSTHGPVWREYAAKAIDIYDRMSRYEGEEGVTIVYGSMYGNTEQMAEAIAASLAANGVKNIVMHNVSKSPASYVLKDIFKYKGLIIGSPTYSNRLFPEIESILDKIETREVKHRLYGYFGSFTWAGAAVKNLAAFGEKMKWEVVGVPVEQKQALKADKYEECWALGEEMAKKLKTEN; translated from the coding sequence GTGTATAAGTTAAAAGAAATAGCAGATAAAGTTTACTATGTAGGGGTAAACGACCGGCAAAAAGCTCTTTTTGAGAATATGTGGCCTTTGCCTTATGGTGTATCTTATAATTCCTATCTGATCGTGGACGAGAAAACGGTCCTGGTCGATACGGTGGATGTGTGTTATTCCGATATTTTCCTGAAAAAAATAGCGGATGCTCTCGACGGGCGTCCTTTGGATTTTTTGATCGTGAACCATATGGAGCCGGATCATGCGGGCAGTATCCGTTTGTTGCGCCAGCAGTATCCGGATGTCCAGATTGTCGGAAACAAGCAGACTTTCGGCATGTTGAATGGGTATCACGGTATTTCGACGGGATTGTATGAAGTGAAGGAAGGAGACACCCTGAGTGTGGGCCGTCACCAACTGTCTTTCTATATGGCTCCGATGGTGCACTGGCCGGAAGTGATGGTCACTTACGATTCGACTGACAAAATCCTGTTCTCTGCCGATGCCTTCGGTACTTACGGAACGTTGGATGGCGGTGTGATCGACTCTGAAATGAATGTGGAACATTATTGGGAGGAAATGCTCCGTTATTATTCCAATATTGTCGGTAAATATGGAAATCCTGTACAGCGTGCTTTGCAGAAGTTGTCGGCTTTGGATATCCGGACGATCTGTTCGACTCACGGTCCGGTGTGGCGTGAATATGCAGCAAAAGCGATCGATATTTATGACCGTATGAGCCGTTATGAAGGTGAAGAAGGTGTGACGATCGTGTACGGCAGCATGTATGGCAATACCGAACAGATGGCAGAAGCGATTGCCGCTTCTTTGGCCGCGAACGGGGTGAAGAATATCGTCATGCACAATGTGAGCAAGAGCCCTGCATCTTATGTCTTGAAAGATATTTTCAAGTATAAGGGCTTGATTATCGGTAGCCCGACTTACAGTAACCGTCTGTTCCCTGAAATCGAATCGATTCTGGATAAGATCGAAACGCGCGAAGTGAAGCATCGTCTCTACGGCTATTTCGGCTCTTTCACTTGGGCGGGAGCTGCGGTGAAAAACTTGGCGGCATTCGGCGAGAAGATGAAATGGGAAGTTGTGGGTGTTCCGGTGGAACAGAAACAAGCTCTGAAAGCCGACAAGTATGAAGAATGCTGGGCTTTGGGAGAAGAAATGGCCAAGAAATTGAAAACTGAGAATTGA
- the nagB gene encoding glucosamine-6-phosphate deaminase codes for MRLIIEPNYEQLSKWAANYVAAKIKKANPTAEKPFVLGLPTGSSPLGMYKNLIELNKQGVISFQNIITFNMDEYVGLPKDHPESYHSFMWNNFFSHIDIKPENVNILNGNAEDLEAECTAYEAKMKAAGGVDLFLGGIGPDGHIAFNEPGSSLSSRTRVKSLTTDTIIANSRFFDNDVNKVPKTSVTVGVATVLDAKEVLIMVNGHNKARALQQAVEGAVNQMWTITALQMHPKGIIVADEAACAELKVGTYNYFKDIEKDNLCPCSLLK; via the coding sequence ATGAGACTAATTATTGAACCTAATTACGAGCAACTTTCAAAGTGGGCTGCTAATTATGTGGCCGCCAAAATTAAGAAGGCGAATCCTACGGCAGAGAAACCATTTGTATTGGGCTTGCCTACAGGCTCTTCTCCCTTGGGCATGTACAAGAATCTGATCGAACTGAACAAACAGGGGGTAATCTCTTTCCAGAATATCATAACTTTCAATATGGACGAATATGTAGGTTTACCGAAAGACCATCCTGAAAGCTATCATTCTTTCATGTGGAACAACTTTTTCAGCCATATCGACATTAAGCCTGAGAATGTGAACATCCTGAATGGAAACGCAGAAGATCTGGAAGCCGAATGCACCGCTTACGAAGCAAAGATGAAAGCTGCCGGTGGTGTGGACCTGTTCCTGGGCGGTATCGGTCCTGACGGGCATATCGCTTTCAACGAGCCGGGTTCTTCTTTGTCTTCCCGTACCCGTGTCAAGTCTTTGACAACCGATACGATCATCGCCAATTCCCGTTTCTTCGATAACGATGTCAACAAAGTTCCGAAGACTTCCGTTACGGTCGGCGTTGCTACGGTATTGGATGCAAAAGAGGTGCTGATTATGGTGAACGGTCATAACAAAGCCCGTGCTTTGCAGCAGGCTGTTGAAGGTGCGGTAAACCAGATGTGGACTATCACGGCTTTGCAGATGCACCCGAAGGGTATTATCGTTGCCGACGAGGCTGCTTGTGCAGAACTGAAAGTCGGTACATACAACTATTTCAAGGATATTGAGAAAGACAATCTTTGTCCCTGCTCTTTATTGAAGTAA
- a CDS encoding tetratricopeptide repeat protein yields the protein METIKQLITDGKTDEAIRLLDEYIEKNTSSDEAYYLRGNAYRKKGDIRQALNNYLTAMELNSDSPAQIAHDQLISIMNFYNKDMFNQ from the coding sequence ATGGAAACTATTAAACAACTCATTACCGACGGTAAAACAGACGAAGCTATCCGTTTGTTGGACGAATACATAGAAAAAAACACATCTTCTGATGAAGCGTATTACTTACGTGGCAATGCCTACCGTAAAAAAGGGGATATCCGGCAGGCCCTGAACAACTATCTTACGGCGATGGAGCTGAACTCCGACAGTCCCGCACAAATTGCCCACGATCAACTGATTTCAATCATGAACTTCTACAACAAGGACATGTTCAACCAATAA
- the topA gene encoding type I DNA topoisomerase has translation MQKNLVIVESPAKAKTIEKFLGKDYKVMSSYGHIRDLKTKEFSIDIEHDYAPQYVIPADKKKLVSELKSEAKSAEQVWLASDEDREGEAISWHLYEVLGLKPENTKRIVFHEITKNAILHAIETPRDININLVNAQQARRVLDRIVGFELSPILWRKVKPALSAGRVQSVAVRLIVEREREINEFVSEAAFRVIANFILPDGTTVLKAELNRRLKDKKEVEAFLESCKNASFTIDDITTKPVKKSPAPPFTTSTLQQEAARKLGYSVSQTMMIAQRLYESGLITYMRTDSVNLSDLALGTAKEAIFETYGEKYYKFRQYHTKSKGAQEAHEAIRPTYISNVEAGSSSQEKKLYELIRKRTIACQMADAELERTTISVGISGQTERFVAVGEVISFEGFLQVYMESNDDDTEKEQENGLLPPVKLHETLSLKDIVATERFTQRPPRYTEASLVRRLEELGIGRPSTYAPTIQTIQNREYVVKGDKEGVERAYTVVSLSKGKIEEAEKTETVGADRNKLMPTDIGTVVNDFLMEYFPDVLDYNFTASVEKEFDSVAEGELVWTKAIDKFYKIFHPIVEATAAVKTEHKVGERELGIDPKSGNPVFVKIGRYGPVVQIGAAHADDKEAPKPQFASLMKGQSIDTITLEEALKLFDLPRTVGEYEGKVMVAAVGRFGPFIRHDGKFVSIPKDLNPLTITAEEAIALIEGKRVKDEQRFIKKFEEDPEMEILKGRFGPYISYQKANYRIPKTVTDPTVLTLEDCKKIIAEAGEKPAAKKTTRKKKA, from the coding sequence ATGCAAAAGAATCTGGTAATAGTGGAGTCACCCGCTAAGGCAAAAACCATTGAAAAGTTCCTCGGAAAAGATTATAAGGTTATGTCGAGCTATGGTCATATCCGCGATCTGAAGACGAAAGAGTTTAGTATTGACATCGAGCACGACTATGCTCCGCAGTACGTGATACCGGCCGACAAGAAGAAGCTGGTCAGCGAACTGAAATCCGAAGCCAAGTCTGCCGAACAGGTATGGCTCGCTTCCGATGAGGACCGTGAGGGAGAGGCTATATCCTGGCACCTGTATGAAGTGCTGGGCCTGAAACCTGAAAATACCAAACGTATCGTCTTTCATGAAATTACCAAGAATGCCATTCTGCATGCTATTGAAACACCACGCGATATCAATATTAACTTGGTGAACGCCCAACAGGCACGTCGTGTGTTGGACCGTATCGTGGGATTCGAACTTTCGCCGATTTTGTGGCGTAAGGTAAAACCCGCATTATCGGCCGGACGTGTGCAGTCGGTGGCTGTGCGCCTGATTGTGGAACGGGAGCGGGAGATCAATGAATTTGTAAGCGAGGCGGCTTTCCGTGTGATTGCAAACTTTATCCTGCCTGACGGCACAACGGTGTTGAAAGCCGAATTGAACCGCCGCCTGAAAGACAAGAAAGAGGTGGAAGCCTTTTTGGAATCCTGTAAGAATGCTTCGTTTACGATTGACGATATCACGACGAAACCGGTAAAGAAATCGCCGGCGCCTCCTTTTACGACTTCCACTTTGCAGCAGGAAGCGGCTCGTAAGTTAGGATACTCCGTGTCGCAGACGATGATGATCGCACAGCGTTTATATGAATCCGGACTGATCACTTATATGCGTACCGACTCCGTGAACTTGAGCGATCTGGCATTAGGTACGGCGAAAGAGGCTATCTTCGAAACATACGGTGAGAAATATTATAAGTTCCGCCAATATCATACCAAGAGCAAAGGGGCGCAGGAAGCACACGAAGCGATTCGCCCGACTTATATCAGTAATGTGGAGGCAGGGAGTTCTTCGCAGGAAAAGAAGTTGTATGAACTGATCCGTAAACGTACGATCGCTTGCCAGATGGCGGATGCCGAATTGGAACGTACGACTATTTCGGTCGGTATCAGCGGACAGACGGAACGTTTTGTCGCTGTCGGCGAAGTGATCAGTTTCGAAGGCTTCCTTCAGGTTTATATGGAGAGCAATGACGACGATACGGAGAAAGAACAGGAAAACGGCCTGCTTCCTCCGGTAAAGCTTCATGAGACATTGTCATTGAAAGATATCGTGGCGACAGAGCGTTTCACGCAGCGTCCTCCGCGCTATACGGAAGCCAGCCTAGTTCGCCGTTTGGAAGAATTGGGCATCGGACGTCCGTCTACCTATGCGCCGACTATCCAGACGATCCAGAACCGCGAATATGTGGTGAAAGGAGATAAGGAAGGCGTGGAACGTGCTTACACAGTTGTTTCGCTGTCCAAGGGAAAGATCGAGGAAGCGGAAAAGACCGAGACCGTCGGGGCCGACCGCAATAAACTGATGCCGACCGATATCGGTACGGTAGTAAACGACTTTTTGATGGAGTATTTCCCGGATGTGTTGGATTACAACTTTACGGCCAGTGTAGAAAAAGAATTCGACTCGGTTGCGGAAGGCGAACTGGTATGGACGAAGGCCATCGATAAATTCTATAAGATTTTCCATCCGATCGTAGAGGCTACGGCTGCCGTTAAGACCGAACATAAAGTAGGGGAACGCGAGCTCGGTATCGATCCGAAGAGCGGCAACCCGGTGTTTGTGAAGATCGGCCGCTATGGTCCTGTCGTTCAGATCGGGGCGGCACATGCTGACGACAAAGAGGCGCCGAAACCTCAGTTTGCCTCTCTGATGAAAGGCCAGTCCATTGATACGATTACATTGGAAGAGGCTCTGAAACTTTTTGATCTTCCCCGGACGGTCGGTGAATATGAAGGCAAGGTGATGGTGGCGGCTGTCGGCCGTTTCGGGCCGTTTATCCGTCATGACGGTAAATTTGTTTCTATTCCGAAAGATTTGAATCCGCTGACGATTACGGCAGAGGAAGCAATTGCTTTGATCGAAGGGAAAAGGGTGAAAGACGAACAACGTTTTATCAAGAAGTTCGAGGAGGATCCGGAGATGGAAATCCTGAAAGGTCGCTTCGGTCCTTATATTTCTTATCAGAAAGCGAACTATCGTATTCCGAAAACGGTAACCGACCCGACAGTCCTGACACTTGAAGATTGTAAAAAGATCATAGCCGAAGCTGGAGAAAAACCGGCTGCAAAGAAGACAACGCGTAA